In Apium graveolens cultivar Ventura chromosome 10, ASM990537v1, whole genome shotgun sequence, the following are encoded in one genomic region:
- the LOC141690692 gene encoding uncharacterized protein LOC141690692 yields MERSFELVRLGEEQKTAYVVYFLKGEAIYWWDSVKAFEEVQPVTWTRFKELFLEKYYPQFMQKQMEMKFMELKQGSMTFLEYEKKFTELSRFVTKYVNSDEEKAQGFQQWLKYWIRDRVSMFEIGTYAGVVQKVALIESNGAQSRKERDIKKRKVVHHKERSESGYRQDISVKRIGFQKGWNAQNKGKVNKRQDNKGSH; encoded by the coding sequence ATGGAAAGGTCTTTTGAATTGGTTCGATTAGGGGAAGAACAGAAGACTGCGTATGTCGTGTATTTCTTAAAAGGGGAAGCAATTTATTGGTGGGACTCAGTCAAAGCTTTCGAAGAAGTTCAACCGGTTACTTGGACTAGGTTCAaggagttatttttggaaaaatattacCCTCAGTTTATGCAGAAACAGATGGAGATGAAATTCATGGAATTAAAACAGGGAAGTATGACCTtcttggaatatgagaagaagtttacagaaTTGTCAAGATTTGTGACTAAGTATGTGAATTCTGATGAAGAAAAGGCTCAGGGGTTTCAACAATGGCTCAAATATTGGATTCGAGATAGAGTGTCGATGTTTGAGATTGGTACCTACGCTGGGGTAGTTCAGAAGGTAGCATTGATTGAAAGTAATGGAGCACAATCCAGAAAGGAAAGAGATATTAAGAAGAGGAAAGTTGTTCATCATAAGGAGAGGTCAGAATCAGGGTACCGGCAAGATATAAGTGTGAAGAGAATTGGATTCCAGAAAGGGTGGAATGCACAGAATAAAGGGAAAGTGAACAAGAGACAAGACAATAAAGGAAGCCATTAG